tgggctttttttttttttttttttttttttggtaaaatggcgGCCGCGAGGCTCTGAACAGCCTCGCCGGCGAAATGGCGGGACTGCCGAGTGCCCGGATGGAATGGCGCAGGGTGCGTGCGTGGCGCATGCGCTGCTCCGGGGGCGGGGCGCGCCCAGCTCCGGAGTCCTGTTGTCCGCAGATGTGGAGCTGTGTCCCGTGTGACCCTTAACTACAGCTGCCAGTACCTCGGTTTTCTCTTCCCTTGTGGTTCCAGTGGGAAGAAAGCACATGTAGTTTTGAGTATTGCGCTTTTTGCCCCCCAAGTTTGTTTGTGTGTcccccaccttcacccccaccccaggtatAATGGTCCAGTAATAGTATAGTGCACTTGTTTTCCAAGTGTTCGTCCTCAGCCAATAATGACTTTGTTTAATTGCCACGCCCCTTTCGATAGCCACGCCTCTTGGGCCAACCTCCTAGTCCACCATGCAAAAGCATTTCTCTAGCCCTTAGTGGTTGAGTGAACTGTGGCCCCAGGTTGCATCCCGGAAGTGTCACACCTCCCTGACAGCACCCTAAAGGTGTATTTTAGTGATGACGCTTCTCTGGTCCAACAACTTACAGCTAGTGAGGGTAGGGAGTTGCTATCATCTGTGtccacaacccacacacacacactcttgcaaAGTGAAGAAGTTTCCAGCATGCCATTCTGGCTGGGTGATCACACCTTGGCATCCTTTTGGTCAGCTATAATGAAGGGCCACTATAGGAGAGGGACTGGAGTTCATTTGTATTAAGGCCTAGAACCCTCCTTAAGGTTAGCTTCATCTATAGGACACTGTCTTACATGTGGGTTTGCGATGATAAAGCAGAAAAGACttggctgtgtttgtttttgagacactatgtagcccaggatggtatTGAACTTGCTGTGAGGTTGTTGATGGTTTTGGACTTAGGATCCTTGTTCCTCCAAATCCCAAAGGCCGCagtgtttgttttgaaacttAAAGTGTCCTttgtctccatcttcctgcctcagtgtgaAACACCACATGTGGCTCAGGTTTCCCAGGAAGGCAGGCAGTGGGTCACTTTTATACAAAagtagggagggagaggaagaggcaggaaactCCTTAAAGCTTTCAGTGGTCTGCCTCATCCCAGCACTTCCAAGGCCACCGTGGGCTATAAAGGGAGGCCATGCGTCAACGTTTGTAAAGGCTAAGAGTGTGCTCTCTGGCTTCCATTTCCAGAGTGGGGAGGCCGTGAAGGCAAGGCAAACATCTGTGGTGTGCACGGGCTGCCATGGCGTCAGATGAAGGCAAGCTTTTCGTGGGAGGGCTGAGCTTCGACACCAATGAGCAGGCGCTGGAGCAGGTTTTCTCCAAGTATGGGCAGATCTCTGAAGGTGAGGCCTGGGCCGGGAGCACCATTCTTGCTTTCTGCTCTGGGGGCACACTGGCACAACTAATGCCTCTCTCCtgtagtggtggtggtaaagGACAGAGAGACCCAGCGATCCCGAGGCTTTGGGTTTGTCACCTTTGAGAACATTGATGACGCTAAGGACGCCATGATGGCTATGAATGGGAAGGTGAGGATCAGGTCAGCCAGTTTGGGTCGCACAGGTCTACGGTAGAACGCGGCACTACTGACCCTCTCTGTGCCCCACAGTCTGTGGATGGGCGGCAGATCCGAGTTGACCAGGCTGGCAAGTCTTCTGACAACCGGTCCCGAGGATACCGGGGTGGCTCTGCTGGAGGCCGGGGCTTCTTCCGTGGGGGACGCAGTCGGGGCCGTGGGTTCTCCAGAGGTGAGTGCTGGGAGGAGGGCTTGGACTGCTGGTGGCTGCTGCAGGGGTGGTGACTCACTGACTGTTCTCTGTGCTGTCTACAGGAGGCGGGGACCGAGGCTATGGAGGTGGCCGCTTTGAGTCCCGGAGTGGGGGCTACGGGGGCTCCAGAGACTACTATGCCAGGTGAGCCAGATGGGAACCCTGGGGAAGTTCGGCCTCGGCGGGACCAGCTGGGCACAGGCTGTGAGAAGAGGGAGGGCGCAGTAGCAAAAGGGTGAGCTGGCGCAGGTGGTGTTTGCTCTCTGCTGAGCACCCAGCTGGCACTAGGACGTCATGTACAGGGCCGGCAGCCCCCACACTGCATATACTCTTGCCAGCGGCACCTGGCGTAGTGCTGAGCCCGGGCGCCGCTACACCTGGGGCCTTCAGTGTCGATGTGTGTCCTTCCACAGTCGGAGTCAGGGCGGCAGCTATGGCTATCGGAGCTCCGGCGGGTC
This genomic interval from Acomys russatus chromosome 31, mAcoRus1.1, whole genome shotgun sequence contains the following:
- the Cirbp gene encoding cold-inducible RNA-binding protein isoform X1, translating into MASDEGKLFVGGLSFDTNEQALEQVFSKYGQISEVVVVKDRETQRSRGFGFVTFENIDDAKDAMMAMNGKSVDGRQIRVDQAGKSSDNRSRGYRGGSAGGRGFFRGGRSRGRGFSRGGGDRGYGGGRFESRSGGYGGSRDYYASRSQGGSYGYRSSGGSYRDSYDSYATHNE
- the Cirbp gene encoding cold-inducible RNA-binding protein isoform X2, whose protein sequence is MASDEGKLFVGGLSFDTNEQALEQVFSKYGQISEVVVVKDRETQRSRGFGFVTFENIDDAKDAMMAMNGKSVDGRQIRVDQAGKSSDNRSRGYRGGSAGGRGFFRGGRSRGRGFSRGGGDRGYGGGRFESRSGGYGGSRDYYASRSQGGSYGYRSSGGSYRDSYDSYG